A portion of the Misgurnus anguillicaudatus chromosome 16, ASM2758022v2, whole genome shotgun sequence genome contains these proteins:
- the LOC129421827 gene encoding trypsin inhibitor ClTI-1 — protein sequence MCNKRSSQPHLKHCQEIDHLRITMARIVLLLLVVAIASASIAAGDTMPPSCAQYRLSSKPCPDNNNPVCGTDGITYKNECKLCLKRMDAGLNIQITNTGEC from the exons ATGTGCAATAAAAGGAGCTCACAACCACACCTGAAACATTGTCAAGAGATCGATCATCTCAGAATCACGATGGCAAGAATTGTTCTGCTGCTCCTTGTAGTCG CCATTGCAAGTGCAAGTATTGCTGCTGGAGACACTATGCCA CCTAGCTGCGCTCAATACCGACTGTCCTCCAAGCCTTGCCCAGACAACAATAACCCTGTGTGTGGTACTGATGGAATAACCTACAAAAATGAATGCAAACTGTGTCTCAAAAGAAT GGACGCAGGTCTAAATATACAAATAACCAACACTGGTGAATGCTGA